In the genome of Delphinus delphis chromosome 15, mDelDel1.2, whole genome shotgun sequence, one region contains:
- the LOC132438750 gene encoding small ribosomal subunit protein eS19-like, giving the protein MPGVTVKDVNQQEFVRALAAFLKKPGKVRGPRTAKKKVREAESPPIYDENWFYIQDASTAWHLYLQGDAGVGSMTKIYEVCQRHGVMPSHFSRGSKSVARRVLQALDGLKMVEKDQDGGFKLTPHGQRDLDGISGQVAAANKKR; this is encoded by the exons ATGCCTGGAGTTACTGTAAAAGACGTGAACCAGCAGGAGTTCGTCAGAGCTCTGGCAGCCTTCCTCAAAAAGCccgggaagg tgagaggcccgcgtactgcaaaaaaaaaagtccggGAAGCTGAAAGTCCACCCATCTACGATGAGAACTGGTTCTACATACAAGATGCTTCCACAGCATGGCACCTATACCTCCAGGGTGACGCTGGGGTTGGTTCCATGACCAAGATCTATGAGGTGTGTCAGAGACATGGTGTCATGCCCAGCCACTTCAGCAGAGGCTCCAAGAGCGTGGCCCGTCGGGTCCTCCAAGCCCTGGACGGGCTAAAAATGGTGGAAAAGGACCAAGATGGGGGCTTCAAACTAACACCTCACGGACAGAGAGATCTGGATGGAATCTCTGGACAGGTGGCAGCTGCCAACAAGAAGCGTTAG